From a single Planococcus shenhongbingii genomic region:
- a CDS encoding DinB/UmuC family translesion DNA polymerase, with the protein MYEGLETRPIICLDMRSFYASCAAIDLGLDPLTACIAVIGNQERRGSVVLAASPVLKKDFGVRTGTRLFEISDDPRIQKIEPKMGFFLKVSMEITRLLKEYVPAEAIHVYSVDESFVDLSGTGKLWGTPEELIARIQDDIIRQFCLPSAIGMGPNMLLAKLALDLEAKKAGFAKWTYEDVPKKLWPVTPLSKMWGIGSRLEATLNGMGIFSVGDLAHCELVQLEESFGILGNQLYHHAWGIDLSELGAPLVEGQVSYGKGQILYRDYTTAKDISAVLLEMAEDVARRARTAGKAGRTVSLSVGYSKKAFGGGFHRSRTIDEATNDTLKIYAVCKALLSEFYDGRPARRLAITLTKLEDETSMQLSLFEQRKWQNRKLGEAMDQLRAKYGPTAVLRAVSYTEAGTALERANLIGGHKADGSIEEPED; encoded by the coding sequence ATGTATGAGGGATTGGAAACACGGCCCATCATCTGCCTTGACATGCGCAGTTTCTATGCCAGTTGTGCTGCAATCGACCTCGGCCTTGATCCGCTGACAGCTTGCATTGCCGTCATCGGCAATCAGGAGCGGCGCGGCAGCGTGGTGCTGGCGGCATCACCGGTGTTGAAAAAGGATTTCGGGGTCAGGACTGGCACCCGGCTGTTTGAGATTTCAGATGATCCACGGATCCAGAAAATTGAACCGAAAATGGGCTTCTTTCTGAAAGTATCGATGGAAATTACGCGATTGCTGAAGGAATACGTACCGGCTGAAGCCATCCATGTCTATAGCGTCGATGAAAGTTTTGTCGACTTGAGTGGCACCGGGAAATTATGGGGGACACCCGAAGAACTTATTGCGCGCATTCAAGACGACATCATTCGGCAATTTTGCCTGCCTTCCGCCATCGGCATGGGGCCGAATATGCTGCTGGCGAAACTGGCACTCGATCTGGAAGCGAAAAAGGCAGGGTTTGCAAAATGGACATATGAAGATGTGCCGAAGAAATTATGGCCGGTCACGCCGCTCAGCAAAATGTGGGGCATCGGTTCACGGCTGGAAGCCACTTTGAACGGCATGGGGATTTTTTCAGTCGGCGACTTGGCGCATTGCGAACTTGTGCAGCTGGAAGAAAGTTTCGGCATTCTCGGCAATCAGCTTTACCACCATGCTTGGGGCATCGATTTGTCGGAACTCGGTGCGCCGCTTGTGGAAGGGCAAGTCAGTTACGGCAAAGGGCAGATCCTTTACCGGGATTACACGACGGCCAAGGATATTTCGGCGGTACTGCTGGAAATGGCGGAAGATGTCGCCAGGCGCGCGCGCACAGCTGGAAAAGCGGGGCGCACGGTTTCGCTGTCGGTCGGCTACAGCAAAAAAGCGTTCGGGGGAGGGTTTCATCGCTCGCGGACGATCGATGAAGCGACAAACGATACATTGAAAATCTATGCCGTGTGCAAAGCGCTGCTGTCGGAGTTCTATGATGGGCGGCCGGCCAGAAGGCTTGCCATCACGCTGACGAAGCTGGAAGATGAAACATCGATGCAATTGAGTTTGTTTGAACAGCGGAAATGGCAGAACCGGAAATTGGGGGAAGCGATGGACCAGTTGCGGGCAAAATATGGTCCGACTGCGGTACTGCGCGCCGTTTCCTATACAGAAGCCGGCACGGCGCTTGAACGGGCGAATTTAATCGGCGGCCATAAAGCGGATGGCAGTATTGAGGAACCGGAAGACTGA
- the argH gene encoding argininosuccinate lyase has translation MTKLWGGRFQKSAEQWVDEFGASISFDQKLVLEDLEGSTAHVKMLGACQILSEEDTALILSGLQTLKEKAQAGDLEFSVSNEDIHLNLEKHLIDEIGPVGGKLHTARSRNDQVATDMHLYLKNRVKEIIEAVTAFQSAIVEQAEAHVETVVPGYTHLQRAQPISFGHHLLTYFWMLERDKERLSESLKRIDLSPLGAGAMSGTTFPIDRELSASFLGFSGVYQNSLDAVSDRDFIVEFLSNASMLMMHMSRFAEEIILWSSEEFRFIELDDAFSTGSSIMPQKKNPDMAELIRGKTGRVYGNLFGLLTTLKGLPLAYNKDMQEDKEGMFDTVHTLMGSLPIFEGMVRTMTVRTDSMEKAVHSDFSNATELADYLAAKGMPFREAHDVTGKLVFTCIQRGYFLKDLPLSDLQDASPLIGEDIYETLKPKTAVKRRNSLGGTGFDQVQHQLGLAKQLIG, from the coding sequence ATGACCAAACTGTGGGGCGGCCGTTTTCAGAAATCGGCCGAACAGTGGGTCGATGAGTTTGGAGCTTCCATTTCTTTCGACCAGAAACTGGTCCTGGAAGATCTGGAAGGCAGCACAGCACATGTCAAAATGCTGGGAGCTTGCCAGATTCTTTCAGAAGAAGACACAGCTCTTATCTTATCGGGGCTCCAAACGCTGAAAGAAAAAGCGCAAGCCGGCGATTTGGAATTCAGCGTTTCGAACGAAGACATCCACTTAAACTTGGAAAAGCATTTAATCGATGAAATCGGCCCGGTCGGCGGCAAACTCCATACAGCGAGAAGCCGCAATGACCAAGTGGCAACCGATATGCATCTTTATTTAAAAAACCGGGTCAAAGAAATAATAGAAGCAGTCACTGCGTTCCAGTCGGCCATCGTCGAACAGGCGGAAGCCCATGTAGAAACTGTGGTGCCAGGCTATACCCATTTGCAGCGCGCACAGCCGATTTCATTCGGCCATCATTTATTGACGTATTTCTGGATGCTTGAGCGTGATAAAGAACGGTTGTCGGAATCGCTGAAACGCATCGACTTGTCGCCGCTTGGCGCCGGGGCGATGTCCGGAACGACTTTCCCGATTGACCGTGAGTTGTCTGCCAGCTTCCTCGGCTTTTCCGGCGTTTACCAAAACAGCCTGGACGCCGTCAGTGACCGCGACTTTATCGTTGAATTCCTCAGCAATGCTTCGATGCTGATGATGCATATGTCGCGTTTTGCTGAAGAAATCATTCTTTGGTCAAGCGAAGAATTCCGTTTTATCGAACTCGACGATGCATTCTCAACCGGCTCGAGCATTATGCCGCAAAAGAAAAACCCGGATATGGCCGAATTGATCCGCGGCAAGACCGGCCGCGTCTATGGCAACCTTTTCGGATTGCTCACCACGCTGAAAGGCCTGCCGCTTGCCTACAATAAAGATATGCAAGAAGACAAAGAAGGCATGTTTGATACAGTCCATACATTGATGGGATCCTTGCCGATTTTTGAAGGCATGGTCCGTACTATGACAGTCCGCACTGATTCTATGGAAAAAGCTGTGCATTCGGACTTTTCGAATGCTACAGAACTCGCCGATTACTTGGCAGCAAAAGGCATGCCATTCCGTGAAGCGCATGACGTGACCGGAAAACTGGTGTTCACTTGCATCCAGCGCGGTTATTTCCTGAAAGACTTGCCGCTGTCAGATCTGCAGGATGCCAGTCCCTTGATTGGCGAAGACATCTACGAGACCTTGAAGCCGAAAACTGCGGTAAAGCGCAGAAACTCGCTCGGGGGCACTGGATTTGATCAAGTACAGCATCAACTGGGACTTGCCAAGCAACTCATCGGGTAA